A portion of the Polaribacter cellanae genome contains these proteins:
- a CDS encoding PKD-like family lipoprotein, with the protein MFKYIKTQLILVLFTLVLVISCMEDKGNYNYKEINEVKVEGLKEEYSVVRFDNFNIVPRIVNTKKNNNSAGYSYKWQTYDSNSIGDEVKLIDLSTEKDLLTPIQLKPGNYNIYYTIKDLDTELEFQYNFRLEVVNSIYEGWLVLSEVNGGSRLDMVSLINGKYETKIDVLGLSSSELKLKGKPGFVYTYKYKRDYYGIYISTSGNGTVKIEPNTFSWNSALNISNEFVGSQPLDLEVDNLVAKYNGHAYIAKNGNIYYYFDTYQLKYSAPINTIGGVVFEASPFIGKGYLFGNSILYDNTNKRFVNTNYGKTSVMPAGTLFNFTTGKDLEYMVGSEFNGSYGAEIFSILKDSNNGKKYLAIFNSQNNSQSYYGEVIAPDFNKATSYAVSPDYGYLFYVAGSKVYQYDFSLRTTKLMLDKGSEEISLIKFHNFFEDFLNDDYKSMQSKLIVCSYNGSEGTMELYKVPPVNGQIKLETKYSGFGKIKSITYRER; encoded by the coding sequence ATGTTTAAATATATAAAGACACAATTAATCCTAGTATTATTTACCTTAGTGTTAGTTATTTCTTGCATGGAAGATAAAGGTAATTATAATTATAAAGAAATAAACGAAGTAAAGGTTGAAGGACTTAAAGAAGAGTATTCGGTTGTTAGATTTGATAATTTTAACATTGTTCCTCGGATAGTAAACACAAAAAAAAATAATAATAGTGCTGGCTATAGTTATAAGTGGCAAACGTACGATTCAAATAGCATTGGAGATGAAGTTAAGTTGATAGATTTATCAACAGAAAAAGACTTACTAACACCTATTCAATTAAAACCAGGGAACTATAATATTTATTATACCATAAAAGATTTAGATACAGAACTAGAATTTCAATATAATTTTCGTTTAGAAGTTGTAAATAGTATTTATGAAGGGTGGCTAGTTTTAAGTGAAGTTAATGGAGGTTCTCGTTTAGATATGGTTTCATTAATCAACGGAAAATATGAAACAAAAATAGATGTTCTTGGTTTATCTAGTTCTGAATTAAAACTAAAAGGAAAACCAGGGTTTGTTTACACGTATAAATATAAAAGAGATTATTATGGAATCTATATTTCAACTTCTGGAAATGGAACCGTTAAAATAGAGCCAAACACTTTTTCTTGGAACAGTGCCCTTAATATTTCTAATGAATTTGTAGGTTCGCAACCATTAGATTTAGAAGTAGATAATTTAGTAGCAAAATATAATGGACATGCTTATATCGCTAAAAATGGTAACATATACTATTACTTTGATACTTATCAATTAAAATATAGTGCACCAATTAATACAATTGGAGGTGTTGTATTTGAGGCCTCTCCATTTATAGGAAAAGGATACTTATTTGGTAATTCTATTTTGTACGATAATACAAACAAACGTTTTGTAAATACAAATTATGGAAAGACAAGTGTAATGCCTGCAGGAACTTTATTTAACTTTACCACAGGAAAAGATTTGGAATATATGGTTGGAAGTGAGTTTAATGGAAGTTATGGGGCAGAAATTTTTTCAATCTTAAAAGACTCTAATAACGGAAAAAAATACTTAGCTATATTTAATTCACAAAACAACTCACAATCTTATTATGGAGAAGTAATTGCACCAGATTTTAACAAGGCAACAAGTTATGCTGTTAGTCCAGATTATGGGTATTTATTTTATGTTGCAGGAAGTAAAGTATATCAATACGATTTTTCTTTACGAACAACCAAACTAATGTTAGACAAAGGTTCTGAGGAAATCTCTTTGATAAAATTTCATAATTTCTTTGAAGATTTTTTAAATGATGATTATAAAAGTATGCAAAGTAAATTAATTGTCTGTAGCTATAATGGCTCAGAAGGAACAATGGAATTATACAAAGTGCCACCAGTAAATGGTCAAATAAAACTAGAAACCAAATATTCTGGTTTTGGTAAAATTAAAAGTATTACCTACAGAGAACGTTAA